Proteins found in one Gemmatimonadales bacterium genomic segment:
- a CDS encoding AAA family ATPase, with amino-acid sequence MKLLKLELSGFKSFADHVTLEFDHGVTAIVGPNGCGKSNVSDAVRWVLGETSARLLRGGKMEDVIFQGSVNRRPINITEVSLYLDNTDGALPIAFGEVVITRRLTRSGQSEYFVNKSPVRLRDVNDLLRGTGLGSDAGVVMEAKMIDLLLSDRADERRSLFEEASGIGLYRDRKHSTERRLTETATDLQRLEDLIAEVQSQIRSLARQKGKAERHAKLTEEKFSTQITLAHLTLADLSERVSGMQARHDELKAVLPDLREQLGHATTRQEALGRERVAAEEHRATVSRELAQVQLALGKLDGDLAVASERLAHARARRDRDEEERQQAVVRTEQAALEREQAETDKADALAEHEAIKAQLVERANAEEEVRKRLGAHRDEVRKLEQALHTRAQQLRTLEGERAALEGELASLRDGLTQQQAHCAGLDQDHANAEERTRIAEQDVTQRGHETLIATAAADRARHLVAETREREAAERDERRSAEEQLAQLSARRQALEELERDRVGLAPGAQALLAARERFGDAVLGPLSDFIRTDRDAAELAERLLGEWMHAILLRDDGALDEIRTWYDEAQPGALVLLPGVPGSHDGQVHPLTGRLSAEGPAAPWIDTLLGGSEILHPSGRVFRRRTGAVMLAGSAAPSGPIRRRAELEALTQEIDAQQAGLDRILDRLSATREQLTELERQAAEAQSVMEQAREQERQATVARDDATRLLMTLERERQEARTRLERLTERIARTESRQSDVGAALHEGELAKVREEEAIGSARQSLATLEGEQESAREARVHWQVEEAHVAAKLRATSERLTRANQTIELARQASEALQTEISALELEAVALEAKHAEWNDQRQDRLTALAELEQSSAHAEGALASATAALREAEQTVHALRSDLEVSNEEAHRLELDLTEAAGQRRRVLERIETEWRAPFDQLLPKVELLDLDRETLEAEVGRVVQALEAIGPVNPLAVEEHAEESKRLEFLTSQRDDLVAARQSLLQAIREIDGTARTLFLETFAAVQANFHKVFQTLFGGGECDLRLANADDPLESEIEIHAAPRGKKTQRIHLLSSGERTLVAVSLLFSIYLTKPSPFCLMDEVDAPLDDSNVGRFTNLLQEFKGVTQFVVITHNPRTMQSADAVFGVTMQEPGVSTIVGVRLGEQDAGKAAA; translated from the coding sequence ATGAAACTGCTCAAGCTGGAACTCTCCGGCTTCAAGTCCTTCGCCGACCATGTCACGCTCGAATTCGACCATGGTGTCACGGCAATCGTCGGCCCGAACGGCTGCGGAAAATCCAACGTATCAGACGCCGTCCGCTGGGTCCTCGGCGAGACCTCAGCCCGCTTGCTGCGCGGCGGCAAGATGGAGGACGTCATCTTTCAGGGCTCGGTCAACCGACGCCCCATCAACATCACGGAAGTGTCCCTCTACCTGGACAACACCGACGGCGCCCTGCCGATAGCCTTCGGCGAAGTCGTCATCACCCGCCGGCTGACCCGATCCGGCCAGAGCGAGTATTTCGTCAACAAGAGCCCGGTCCGCCTCCGCGACGTCAACGATCTGCTGCGCGGAACCGGCCTCGGCAGCGATGCCGGCGTGGTGATGGAAGCCAAGATGATCGACCTGCTGCTGTCGGATCGCGCCGACGAGCGCCGGTCGCTGTTCGAAGAGGCATCCGGGATCGGCCTCTACCGCGATCGGAAGCATTCGACCGAACGCCGCCTGACCGAGACCGCCACCGACTTGCAGCGCCTGGAGGACCTGATTGCCGAGGTCCAGTCACAGATTCGCAGCCTGGCCCGCCAGAAAGGCAAGGCCGAGCGTCATGCGAAGCTGACGGAAGAGAAGTTCTCGACGCAGATCACCCTGGCGCACCTGACGCTGGCCGATCTGAGCGAGCGGGTCAGCGGCATGCAGGCGCGTCACGACGAGCTCAAGGCCGTCCTGCCCGATCTGCGAGAACAGCTGGGCCACGCGACCACGCGCCAGGAAGCCCTCGGGCGCGAGCGGGTCGCGGCCGAGGAGCATCGCGCCACCGTCTCGCGCGAATTGGCCCAGGTGCAGCTCGCGCTCGGTAAGCTCGACGGTGACCTTGCGGTAGCGTCCGAACGGCTGGCCCACGCCCGCGCCCGGCGAGATCGCGACGAAGAAGAGCGGCAGCAGGCGGTCGTTCGTACCGAACAGGCGGCGCTCGAGCGTGAGCAGGCCGAGACCGACAAGGCCGACGCCCTGGCCGAGCACGAGGCGATCAAGGCCCAGCTGGTCGAACGGGCCAATGCGGAGGAGGAGGTCCGGAAGCGTCTTGGTGCGCATCGCGACGAGGTCCGCAAGCTGGAACAGGCCCTTCACACCCGGGCGCAACAGCTCCGCACACTCGAAGGCGAGCGGGCTGCGCTCGAGGGCGAACTGGCCTCCCTGCGCGACGGCCTGACCCAGCAGCAGGCGCATTGCGCCGGTCTGGACCAGGACCATGCCAACGCCGAAGAGCGCACCCGGATTGCCGAACAGGACGTGACGCAGCGCGGCCACGAGACCCTGATCGCTACCGCGGCGGCCGACCGGGCTCGGCACCTGGTGGCCGAGACTCGCGAACGCGAGGCGGCCGAGCGGGACGAGCGCCGGTCGGCCGAAGAACAACTTGCCCAGCTTTCGGCGCGTCGACAGGCCCTGGAAGAGTTGGAGCGCGACCGCGTCGGGCTCGCTCCTGGTGCCCAGGCCCTGCTTGCCGCCCGCGAGCGCTTCGGCGATGCGGTGCTCGGCCCGCTCAGCGATTTCATCCGGACCGATCGGGATGCCGCCGAACTGGCCGAACGTCTGCTCGGCGAGTGGATGCATGCCATCCTGCTGCGGGATGACGGCGCCCTCGACGAAATTCGGACTTGGTACGACGAGGCTCAACCGGGAGCACTGGTACTCCTGCCCGGGGTACCTGGAAGCCACGATGGTCAGGTGCATCCACTGACGGGTCGCCTGTCTGCAGAAGGCCCGGCGGCTCCCTGGATCGACACCCTGCTGGGTGGTTCCGAGATCCTTCACCCGTCCGGCCGGGTTTTCCGCCGGCGGACCGGCGCCGTGATGCTGGCCGGCTCGGCAGCGCCGTCCGGACCGATCCGCCGTCGGGCAGAGCTCGAAGCCCTGACGCAGGAAATCGATGCCCAGCAAGCCGGGCTCGACCGCATCCTCGATCGGCTTTCCGCAACCCGGGAGCAGCTGACGGAACTGGAGCGACAGGCCGCCGAAGCGCAATCCGTGATGGAGCAGGCCCGCGAGCAGGAGCGCCAGGCCACGGTAGCACGAGACGATGCAACGCGCCTGCTGATGACCTTGGAACGGGAACGTCAGGAAGCGCGGACCCGTCTCGAGCGTTTGACCGAACGGATTGCCCGCACCGAGAGCCGTCAGTCCGACGTCGGCGCGGCACTCCACGAGGGCGAGCTTGCCAAGGTTCGGGAAGAAGAAGCCATCGGATCTGCCCGTCAGTCGCTGGCCACACTCGAGGGCGAACAGGAATCCGCCCGCGAAGCCCGGGTCCACTGGCAGGTGGAGGAAGCCCATGTTGCTGCGAAGCTCCGGGCAACCAGCGAGCGCCTGACCCGCGCCAATCAGACGATCGAACTCGCTCGACAGGCATCGGAAGCGCTGCAGACCGAAATCAGTGCCCTCGAGCTGGAAGCCGTAGCCCTCGAAGCCAAACATGCCGAGTGGAACGATCAGCGGCAGGATCGGCTGACAGCCCTGGCAGAACTCGAGCAGAGTTCCGCCCACGCCGAGGGCGCGCTGGCCTCGGCCACCGCCGCGCTCCGCGAAGCGGAGCAGACGGTACATGCCCTTCGGTCGGATCTCGAGGTCTCGAACGAGGAGGCCCATCGACTCGAGCTGGACCTCACCGAAGCTGCCGGACAGCGCCGACGCGTGCTGGAACGGATCGAAACCGAATGGCGGGCGCCGTTCGATCAACTGCTTCCGAAGGTCGAACTGCTCGACCTGGACCGCGAAACGCTCGAGGCCGAGGTGGGCCGCGTGGTCCAGGCGCTCGAAGCAATCGGTCCAGTCAATCCGCTCGCCGTCGAGGAGCATGCCGAGGAATCGAAGCGTCTGGAGTTCCTGACCTCACAGCGCGACGATCTGGTCGCAGCACGTCAGTCCCTGCTCCAGGCCATTCGGGAAATCGACGGCACCGCACGGACCCTCTTCCTCGAGACGTTCGCGGCAGTGCAGGCCAATTTTCACAAGGTCTTCCAGACCTTGTTCGGTGGTGGCGAATGCGATCTTCGTCTTGCCAATGCCGACGATCCGCTCGAGAGCGAAATCGAGATCCACGCGGCGCCGCGCGGCAAGAAAACGCAGCGGATCCACTTGCTCAGTTCTGGTGAGCGGACGCTGGTGGCCGTCTCGCTGCTCTTCAGCATTTACCTGACCAAGCCGAGCCCCTTCTGCCTGATGGACGAAGTGGATGCGCCGCTCGACGACTCCAACGTCGGCCGCTTCACCAATCTGCTGCAGGAGTTCAAGGGGGTCACCCAGTTCGTGGTGATCACCCACAACCCGCGCACCATGCAGTCGGCCGACGCGGTCTTCGGTGTCACGATGCAGGAGCCGGGTGTCTCCACCATCGTCGGCGTCCGGCTGGGCGAGCAGGACGCGGGGAAGGCTGCCGCCTAG
- the aroF gene encoding 3-deoxy-7-phosphoheptulonate synthase translates to MLILFRADAAPADEARVVALVREAGLEPTPVSGLVGRALAVHDHDGRIDSARIAALQGVEQIVPLSKPYRMVARSWRSDPTIIRLPGGASIGGDELPIIAGPCSVENEEQILATARAVRQAGAVGLRAGAYKPRSSPYAFQGLGAEGLRLLDAARRETGLFVVTEAMDDAGLDAVADVADVIQIGARSMQNFGLLKRAGRAGKPVLLKRGPTASVTDWLLSAEYVMSEGNANVILCERGIRGADATTRNVFDLNVIPALKQLSHLPVMADPSHGTGRRNLVRPMSRAAVAAGADGLLIEVHVRPDEALSDGAQSLYPEQFSLLVEEVRAVAEALGRRLAATGRPAGIAEGSKRGGSRQGSRP, encoded by the coding sequence ATGCTGATTCTGTTCAGGGCGGATGCGGCGCCGGCCGATGAAGCCCGCGTCGTAGCCCTGGTGCGAGAGGCGGGCCTCGAGCCCACCCCCGTCAGCGGGCTGGTCGGTCGTGCCCTTGCCGTGCATGACCACGACGGTCGAATCGACAGTGCGCGGATCGCGGCCCTGCAGGGCGTCGAGCAGATCGTTCCGCTCAGCAAACCTTATCGGATGGTGGCGCGCAGCTGGCGCAGTGACCCGACCATCATCCGGCTCCCCGGCGGCGCCTCCATCGGAGGCGACGAGCTTCCGATCATTGCTGGTCCCTGCTCGGTCGAGAATGAGGAACAGATTCTCGCTACGGCGCGAGCGGTCCGCCAAGCCGGCGCGGTCGGTTTGCGCGCAGGCGCCTACAAGCCGCGCAGTTCCCCCTACGCGTTCCAAGGCCTCGGCGCCGAGGGCCTGCGCCTGCTCGATGCTGCCCGCCGCGAAACCGGTCTGTTCGTCGTCACCGAGGCGATGGACGATGCCGGCCTCGATGCGGTGGCCGACGTTGCCGACGTAATCCAGATCGGCGCGCGGAGCATGCAGAACTTCGGCCTGCTCAAGCGCGCCGGTCGGGCCGGAAAGCCTGTGCTGCTCAAGCGTGGCCCGACCGCCTCCGTGACCGACTGGCTGCTGTCCGCGGAATACGTAATGTCCGAGGGCAACGCCAACGTGATCTTGTGCGAACGCGGGATTCGCGGCGCCGATGCAACCACGCGCAACGTGTTCGACCTGAACGTGATTCCGGCGCTCAAGCAGCTTTCTCACCTGCCGGTAATGGCCGACCCGAGCCATGGCACCGGACGCCGCAACCTGGTGCGCCCCATGTCCCGTGCTGCCGTTGCCGCCGGGGCCGATGGACTGCTCATCGAAGTCCACGTCCGCCCCGACGAGGCCCTGTCAGACGGAGCGCAAAGCCTCTATCCTGAGCAGTTCAGTCTGCTCGTCGAAGAGGTTCGTGCGGTAGCCGAGGCGCTTGGCCGCCGACTGGCAGCAACGGGCCGACCTGCTGGGATAGCGGAGGGTAGCAAGCGGGGTGGGAGTCGCCAAGGCTCCCGCCCCTGA
- a CDS encoding ferredoxin yields MTAPEPKLRILIDRDLCVGNAQCVGLAPDVFRHDENVQSTVIDPAGAPASIVVKAASYCPTGAIRVENADTGDVLFPPSE; encoded by the coding sequence ATGACGGCACCTGAACCCAAGCTCCGCATCCTGATCGATCGCGATCTCTGCGTCGGCAACGCACAGTGTGTTGGCTTGGCGCCCGACGTCTTCCGCCACGATGAGAATGTCCAGTCGACCGTGATCGACCCGGCCGGCGCGCCGGCGTCGATCGTGGTCAAGGCCGCGTCCTATTGTCCAACGGGCGCCATTCGAGTCGAGAACGCCGACACCGGCGACGTCCTTTTTCCTCCTTCGGAGTAA
- a CDS encoding CocE/NonD family hydrolase, with translation MLRTMKAGLHPLLTALVIAGGAGSIETLEAQQASAENLEIMFGVRIPMRDGVLLNATVYFPPGPRTPRPVIFAMTPYMTDGYHPHVLPAARRGYVMAVVDTRGRGGSGGVFEPFAVDANDGYDAIAWLAKQPWSDGRIGMMGGSYGGFNQWSIAKEFPPNLVTIAPTASAYLGVDVPHLGGMSRPYWAQWITFVSGGVTHPNLFGDQAFWQSRFRAHYLSHAPFAALDSVAGNPSPAFQRWIDHPTLDQYWASMAPSPEQLARLEIPIFTRTGIYDGNQIGALEHYRRHMRYGSPTARTKHVLMIGPWDHAGTRTPQASIGGLTFDSSSVFSMGDLEADWYDWTIKGGPRPARLPKRVAYYVTGAEEWKHADSLEEIGANPTPFYLTSSGNAAGSVAQAGTLSRRQPAPSAPDRWRYDPLDTAPGQAEKAAPNLTDPRYANELGGRGAIYHTPVFDSATEISGFAKLTLWLTASVRDTDLHVVLYEITADGRSILLTVGQLRTRFRDGLDRERLLTPGTPARIVIDNFRFTSRRLAPGSRVRLLVQSPNSIHFQRNYNGGGDVSRETRSDARVAELQIHHEPGRWSLLELPIAR, from the coding sequence ATGCTGCGAACGATGAAAGCCGGACTCCATCCGCTCCTCACCGCGCTCGTAATCGCAGGTGGCGCCGGTAGCATCGAAACGCTCGAGGCGCAGCAGGCATCCGCTGAGAATCTCGAGATCATGTTCGGCGTCAGGATTCCGATGCGCGATGGAGTCCTGCTCAACGCCACAGTCTACTTCCCGCCCGGTCCGCGCACCCCGCGACCGGTCATCTTTGCCATGACCCCCTATATGACCGACGGCTATCACCCCCATGTGCTACCCGCCGCGCGGCGCGGCTATGTCATGGCGGTGGTCGACACCCGCGGTCGGGGCGGCTCAGGGGGAGTGTTCGAACCGTTCGCGGTCGACGCAAACGATGGCTACGACGCGATTGCGTGGCTGGCCAAGCAGCCCTGGTCCGACGGTAGGATCGGAATGATGGGCGGGTCATATGGTGGTTTCAATCAGTGGTCGATTGCCAAAGAGTTTCCGCCCAATCTCGTGACGATCGCGCCAACGGCATCAGCCTACCTGGGCGTCGACGTGCCTCACCTGGGAGGCATGAGTCGTCCATACTGGGCCCAGTGGATCACCTTTGTGTCGGGGGGAGTGACGCATCCCAACCTCTTCGGTGATCAGGCGTTCTGGCAGTCACGTTTCCGCGCTCACTACCTCAGTCACGCCCCGTTTGCTGCGCTCGATTCGGTTGCCGGGAACCCGTCACCCGCGTTTCAACGCTGGATCGATCACCCGACCCTCGATCAGTATTGGGCCTCCATGGCACCATCGCCCGAGCAGCTGGCCCGACTCGAGATTCCCATCTTCACGCGCACCGGCATCTATGACGGTAACCAGATTGGCGCGCTCGAACACTACCGTCGCCATATGCGGTACGGGTCTCCGACAGCCAGGACCAAGCACGTCCTGATGATCGGCCCGTGGGACCATGCCGGCACCCGAACGCCGCAAGCCAGCATTGGCGGTTTGACCTTCGACAGCAGCTCCGTCTTCAGCATGGGTGACCTGGAGGCCGACTGGTATGACTGGACCATCAAAGGTGGGCCCCGCCCCGCCCGCTTGCCCAAACGAGTGGCCTACTATGTCACCGGCGCCGAGGAGTGGAAGCACGCCGACAGCCTGGAAGAGATCGGAGCGAATCCGACGCCCTTCTACCTGACGTCGTCCGGCAACGCCGCCGGTTCCGTAGCCCAGGCAGGGACCTTGAGCCGGCGGCAACCGGCGCCATCCGCCCCAGACCGGTGGCGCTACGATCCACTCGACACCGCGCCAGGCCAGGCAGAGAAGGCCGCCCCGAACCTGACCGACCCGCGGTATGCCAACGAGCTCGGCGGACGCGGCGCGATCTACCACACACCGGTGTTCGACAGCGCAACCGAGATCTCTGGATTTGCCAAGCTGACGCTTTGGCTGACGGCCTCGGTTCGCGATACGGACCTGCACGTGGTTCTCTACGAGATTACAGCGGACGGCCGATCGATCCTGCTCACTGTAGGCCAACTCCGAACCCGGTTCCGCGATGGGCTCGATCGAGAGCGCCTCCTCACGCCCGGCACACCGGCCAGGATCGTGATCGACAACTTTCGGTTTACCAGCCGGCGTCTCGCCCCCGGCAGCCGGGTACGACTGCTGGTGCAGTCGCCGAATTCGATCCACTTTCAGCGGAACTACAACGGCGGGGGCGACGTCTCCCGCGAAACCCGGTCCGACGCCAGAGTCGCTGAGCTTCAGATTCACCACGAGCCGGGGCGGTGGAGTCTGCTCGAACTGCCGATCGCTCGATAA
- a CDS encoding outer membrane lipoprotein carrier protein LolA → MGIRHNRSKIQILAAVGLLTALAAQQASAQDAADIVGRAGRIYRGLNSLQANFVQTIEDRSQGDTLTSRGVVIQAGANRFAMRFTDPAGEAIIVDGNHVWTYTPSTAPNVVYRSPVPNDPVYGANFLSLLLDRPRERYTATYVGQDTADGRRVDVIDLVPRTATMPFSRARIWLGVEDALPRRIELVEGAGQRRVLELSRLRPNAPTPAGTFTFAIPSGVRVVAPPA, encoded by the coding sequence GTGGGAATCAGGCACAATCGCTCCAAGATCCAGATACTGGCCGCCGTCGGCCTGCTGACCGCGCTTGCGGCTCAACAGGCATCGGCCCAGGACGCGGCCGATATCGTTGGTCGGGCCGGCCGCATCTATCGCGGACTGAATTCGCTCCAAGCCAATTTCGTCCAGACCATCGAGGATCGCTCGCAGGGTGATACGCTGACGAGCCGAGGGGTCGTGATTCAGGCGGGAGCCAACCGGTTTGCGATGCGCTTCACGGATCCGGCCGGCGAAGCCATCATCGTCGACGGCAACCACGTCTGGACCTATACCCCAAGCACCGCTCCAAACGTGGTCTACCGGTCACCGGTCCCTAACGACCCGGTGTATGGCGCCAACTTTCTTTCCCTGTTGCTGGATCGTCCGCGGGAGCGTTACACCGCAACCTATGTCGGACAGGATACTGCCGATGGCCGGCGCGTCGATGTGATCGACCTGGTTCCGCGCACGGCAACCATGCCATTCAGCAGGGCCAGGATCTGGCTCGGGGTGGAGGATGCACTACCGCGTCGGATCGAGCTGGTTGAGGGTGCGGGCCAGAGGCGGGTGCTCGAACTGAGTCGGCTCAGGCCCAACGCACCAACCCCGGCCGGTACGTTTACCTTTGCGATTCCCTCGGGCGTTCGGGTGGTTGCTCCGCCGGCCTGA
- the panB gene encoding 3-methyl-2-oxobutanoate hydroxymethyltransferase, which translates to MCAYLQDTPTTGPRKRVTTLELAAMKRAGQRIVMITAYDTLFATLVDQSGVDVVLVGDSVAPLLTGEETTLTATMDQMIYHGRIVRRGLQRALLVVDLPFLSYQVSPARAVANAGRILKETGAAAVKLEGGVEFAPTVARLVAAGIPVMGHLGFTPQSVHQLGGHRIQGKQAGAADRLVEDARALESAGAFSMVLELMPGPVAERVTAGVSIPTIGIGAGIGCDGQVLVLHDMLGLNEGFKPKFLKHYAQLGPAVRDAVGRYATEVRAGEYPGPEHSHTG; encoded by the coding sequence ATGTGCGCCTATCTGCAGGACACGCCGACGACCGGCCCGCGGAAACGAGTCACCACGCTCGAGCTGGCCGCTATGAAGCGGGCCGGTCAGCGCATCGTGATGATCACTGCCTATGACACACTCTTCGCTACCCTGGTCGATCAGTCCGGCGTCGACGTGGTGCTCGTCGGCGATTCGGTGGCTCCGCTCCTGACGGGCGAAGAGACGACGCTCACCGCGACGATGGATCAGATGATCTATCACGGGCGCATCGTCCGGCGTGGCTTACAACGAGCACTTCTCGTAGTCGACCTTCCCTTCCTCAGCTACCAGGTCTCGCCCGCGCGTGCGGTGGCCAATGCAGGACGTATCCTCAAAGAAACGGGAGCCGCGGCCGTCAAGCTCGAAGGCGGAGTCGAGTTCGCTCCAACCGTGGCTCGCCTGGTGGCGGCGGGGATTCCGGTCATGGGCCACCTGGGATTCACTCCCCAATCGGTCCACCAGCTCGGCGGGCATCGGATCCAGGGCAAACAGGCGGGCGCGGCCGACCGGCTGGTCGAGGACGCCCGAGCGCTGGAGTCGGCGGGAGCATTTTCCATGGTTCTCGAGCTGATGCCAGGTCCTGTGGCGGAGCGGGTCACCGCTGGCGTATCGATCCCCACGATCGGCATCGGCGCAGGCATCGGATGCGACGGGCAAGTCCTCGTCCTCCACGACATGCTTGGCCTCAATGAGGGCTTCAAACCGAAGTTCCTGAAGCACTATGCGCAGCTTGGGCCAGCCGTCCGTGATGCGGTTGGACGCTACGCCACCGAGGTCCGCGCGGGCGAGTATCCTGGCCCTGAACACAGCCATACCGGCTGA
- a CDS encoding cytochrome P450: MTTLDHDLDDLFAPEVIADPYPLLGHLRDNAPVHWNERYQLWVITRYDDLVWLVRHNELFSSAVIRSDQRPPYPPIDPEDAPLAAHVRDFRADQLVEQDRPEHTAMRGAVHAYFTPTAMEKWRPFVRAAVHDLLDQVVDQGEMDVLTALAAPLPVRVITRMMGVPPEDQDTLRDLADKLLYINRGESYRFKPLMEGIRGMIDYVAPRVDQRRAAPGDDFISVLAEAEGRGIFTRHQVLVNTALLLFAGHETTMNLICNGTLALLRHPDQWAALCADPAGRVRVATEECLRYDPPVKSTQRIATADVPLRSQLIKAGDRLRWFIAAANRDPEAFDQPDRFDISRQPNPHVSFGSGVHYCLGATLARVEGQEVFRALAERLPSLRLRPGTLEYQPSIQFRSLKALPVEWDR, translated from the coding sequence ATGACGACGCTGGATCACGACCTCGACGACCTGTTCGCGCCCGAGGTGATCGCAGACCCTTACCCGCTGCTTGGTCACCTCCGCGACAATGCGCCAGTGCATTGGAACGAGCGCTATCAGCTCTGGGTCATCACCCGTTACGACGACTTGGTCTGGCTGGTCCGTCACAACGAGCTGTTCTCGTCTGCCGTGATCCGAAGCGATCAGCGTCCGCCATACCCGCCAATCGACCCCGAGGACGCTCCGCTTGCAGCGCATGTCCGGGATTTCCGAGCCGACCAGCTGGTCGAGCAGGATCGACCGGAGCACACCGCCATGCGTGGGGCCGTCCATGCGTACTTTACGCCGACCGCGATGGAAAAGTGGCGGCCCTTTGTCCGCGCTGCGGTCCATGATCTGCTCGACCAGGTCGTCGATCAGGGCGAGATGGACGTCCTGACCGCGCTGGCCGCGCCGCTCCCGGTTCGCGTCATTACCCGAATGATGGGTGTGCCGCCCGAGGATCAGGACACCCTGCGCGACCTGGCCGACAAGCTGCTCTACATCAATCGGGGCGAGTCGTATCGTTTCAAGCCGCTGATGGAGGGAATCCGCGGGATGATCGACTACGTCGCGCCCAGGGTCGATCAGCGACGCGCCGCGCCGGGCGATGATTTCATCTCGGTTCTGGCTGAGGCCGAGGGACGCGGTATCTTCACCCGACACCAGGTACTCGTCAACACCGCCCTGCTGCTGTTTGCGGGTCATGAGACAACCATGAACCTGATCTGCAACGGGACTCTGGCGCTGCTCCGCCATCCGGACCAGTGGGCGGCGCTCTGTGCCGACCCCGCCGGTCGGGTCCGCGTAGCAACCGAGGAATGCCTCCGTTATGACCCGCCCGTCAAGTCGACGCAGCGGATCGCCACCGCCGACGTACCGCTCCGCTCACAGCTCATCAAAGCAGGCGACCGCCTCCGCTGGTTCATTGCCGCTGCCAACCGGGACCCCGAGGCGTTCGACCAGCCCGACCGATTCGACATTTCCCGGCAACCCAATCCACACGTGTCCTTCGGTTCAGGCGTGCACTACTGCCTCGGCGCCACCCTGGCGCGCGTGGAAGGCCAGGAGGTGTTTCGTGCGCTGGCCGAGCGCCTGCCTTCGCTCCGGCTCCGTCCCGGAACGCTGGAGTATCAGCCGAGCATCCAGTTCCGCTCGCTCAAGGCACTTCCGGTGGAGTGGGACCGATGA
- a CDS encoding helix-turn-helix transcriptional regulator: MSSSDKRAARSAQRTRSRPYIIERRDQIAALESPVRQEVVDTIQATGPCSALEIAELMGRPADALYYHIRRLVAVGLLVPLEIRRRGRRDETVYDLAGHPLVLRYPTHRDPLTHPLTRLVRSMLRTAERDFRAAVTSEDTERQGPLRNLWASRRYAWLSPADLRRVNRTMDELIDLLSQARHPRRGKLCTLTVVLAPRAEQAARRPRPDRAAPPETES; the protein is encoded by the coding sequence GTGTCAAGCTCTGACAAGCGCGCCGCCCGATCGGCGCAACGGACCCGATCTCGCCCGTACATCATCGAGCGTCGAGATCAGATTGCCGCCCTCGAATCGCCGGTCCGCCAGGAAGTGGTGGACACGATTCAGGCCACCGGTCCCTGCTCTGCGCTCGAAATCGCGGAGCTGATGGGCCGGCCCGCCGACGCCCTATACTATCATATCCGCCGACTGGTGGCGGTCGGACTGCTGGTTCCCCTCGAGATCCGCCGCCGGGGTCGACGCGACGAAACCGTCTACGATCTGGCCGGGCATCCGCTGGTGCTGCGATACCCGACTCACCGAGATCCACTGACCCATCCGCTTACCCGCCTGGTCCGCAGCATGTTGCGAACCGCCGAGCGCGATTTCCGCGCGGCGGTCACGAGTGAGGATACCGAACGTCAGGGCCCGCTGCGGAATCTCTGGGCCAGTCGGCGCTACGCCTGGCTCTCGCCGGCCGACCTTCGCCGCGTCAACCGAACCATGGACGAGCTGATCGACCTGCTGTCCCAGGCTCGCCACCCCCGCCGAGGCAAGCTCTGCACCCTGACCGTCGTGCTGGCACCACGAGCCGAGCAGGCTGCCCGCCGCCCCCGACCCGACCGTGCCGCCCCACCGGAGACGGAATCATGA